The genomic region AAGTGTAAACCCTCTGTGATGTCGAGTAGTCAATATGTACCACTCTCGGTCAACTCTACTCCAATTATAGTTCCATTCAAAGCTTCAAGTGAACATGATAGTATATCTACAGAGCAAGTTCAGTCACAAAGGCAGGAATCTGGAACACAGGAATTTGAGTCATTAAGCTCACATCCTATACAAGATCTCCATCAACCCTCGTCACCTGTCTTAGATCCAGCACATCCTCAGGTATTACTTCCTATCTCTGTGAGTGATTGGAATCAATCCTCTAGTTCTATTCCTGCTAATACTTCTAGAACACACTCTATGACAACAAGACTTCAAACTGGAGCAATTGAGAGGAGAGATTATGCTGCTTTTTATGCTAGCTTACCTGAATTACTGTCTTTGGAAGTTGATGATGGGTCTATGTGTTATGATGGATTCTCTTTTCTGGCTGAGAGTGTTGATTATGAAGAACCAAAGACTTTTAAAGTCGCAGCTACAAATTCAAATTGGCAGCAAGCTatgcaagatgagtttgatgctCTTAAAGGGCAAGGGACTTGGGTTCTTGTACCTCCTCCTCATAACAGAACTATTATTGGGAGCAAATGGGTatacaaattgaagaagaatcCTGATGGTAGTATATCTAGATAGAAGGCACGTTTGGTGGCTCAAGGTTATACACAAGAACATGGTTTGGACTACTCCGAGACGTTTAGTCCAATGGTACGACACACTATAGTGCGATTAATCCTTGCACTTGCTACGAGTAACAAATGGGAACTTCGACAACTTGACATCAAGAATGCATTCCTGCATGGTGAGTTGCAGAAAGAAATATACATGAAGCAACCGCAAGGTTTTGTCGATTCCAGAGCACCCAACCATGTTTGCAAACTTGTTAACTCCTTGTATGGTCTTAAACAGGCTCCACGAGCCTGGAATGCTAAGTTCACAGGTGTGTTACCATCTATGGGGTTCACTGTTTCTCAGTCTGACACAAGCCTCTTTATTAAGACAGATGGCGAGGATATTATCATTTTACTCATGTACGTAGATGATATAATACTTACAGGTTCGAATATCACCAAAGTTTAGGTTGTGATTACTGTTTTCAGTgaaatatttgatttaaaggaCATGGGAAGGCTCACATACTTCTTAGGGCTGCATATTCAGTATAAAGGCAATGGAGATATGTTTATTAGTTAGACCAAATATGCACAAAAGCTTATAAAAAGAGCAAGAATGGAGAATTGTAGGCCTGCACCAACACCTTCAAAGCCTCATACTCAGTTACTTTTATCTGCGGGTCAACCTTTGTCTGATCCAAATGTCTACCGAAGTATTGTTGAAGCACTTCAATATTTGACCTTCACTAGGCCTGATATTGCTCATTCTATCAATGTTGTGTGTCAATATATTACAACTCCAACTGATGCACACATGTTCCTCGTAAAACGGATACTAAGAAATCTTCAAGGGACTCTACAGTGTGGAATTACATATCATTCAGGTGCTGATATTCACATTTATGCCTATTCCGATGCTGATTGGGCTTCTGATATCAACAACAGGAGGTCAGTCACTGGTTATGTAGTCTTCCTTGGTTCCAATCTATTTCGTGGCAATCCAAGAAGCAATCGTCTGTGTCTCGAAGTTCAACAGAAGCTGAGTATAAAGCTCTAGCTAATTGTGCAGCTGATGTGTGTTGGATACGGTCCCTAATGAAAGATCTCCATCAGTTCTTACCTGCTCCTCCTGATTTGCACTGTGATAGTATCTCAGCATTGTCCCTTAGCACAAATCTTGTCTTCCATTCCAGAATTAAACATCTTGATATTGATTATCATTTTGTTCGTGAACGGGTGCAGAAGAAAGATATCGTGGTTCACTATATCTCCATAGACAATCAAGTGGCAGACATTCTTACTAAAGGACTTCACAGTCCTGTGTTTGTTAAGCACTGCATCAATCTCAGCCTTGGTGTTCCTGGCTGCGATTGAGGGGGGGGTAATAACGAAAGTACAAGTGTTGAATATTGATTGGTTAGGATGTAATAAGGAGAGGTGTAGAGGAGTGCCACATAGGCAAATTAGTTAGGAATGAAGTGTTATAAAAGCTACTGTACAAACGTTTacaattcatccaattcaattgGTTCTCCTTTCTTCCGCTGCttatcttctttctctctctaaaaccttTCTTTCTCAAGCTTCTTGAATTCTTCGATCTTCTCTGTTCTTAATCTGCTAAGAGTGGAGTTATCACTGAACTCATTGAAGCCTGCATGAGAGCAATATACCATAATACCAGTCACATCAATTATTCACAACTTGGTGAATGCCATCAAATAGTTGTCAACTATCTTAAACATTACATACGTCacactagtagaaaaacatgttttcGCGACGGAATCTTGCGCGACGCACcaaatttcgtcgcgcaaagtatgtttgcgcgACCTAAAAGACAAAGCGTCGCGCAAACAGCCTTTGCGCGACCCAGGAACTTGTGGGTCACGCAAAACACTTTGCATGACGCCagccttcgtcgcgcaaataccctttgcgcgacgttttgtaCGTCGCGCAATATCTTGGCGCCAAACAAAGAGTGTTTTACCGCTTTTTTgccaactttgcgcgacgcatgtgcacatgcgtcgcgcaaagttgttttgcgcgacgcatgtgcaagtgcgtcacgcaaagtcaacGACTTTTCTTACTCCACTTAATCAGTTTGGGAGGCAGAAACTGCAAACCCAGTTGCAGCAGCTACCTCCCTCCTCCATCTCTCTTCAAAACCTTCTCCAATCAATCCCGTTGATATCAAAGTGAGTCAAATTTCACCTTGTTTTTAGATTGATCCCATTTCTAAGTTCTATTTGTTTGCGgagaaaatgagggaaatgaTGATTTTATTGTTTGCTCCTCTCTCTGTTTTGTTCCTCCAATTccaacaaaacttaaaaatttataGCAATATAATGTAATGATTGTATTCATTTGTAGCAATATAACTTGAAAATTTGTagcaatacacacacacacacatgtggtTTGCACAATTAGTTATATTTCTCTAGAACTGTAAAAACTCATTTACATACTGCTTTTTTCTttggttggaacttggaaggaCATGGTGGTGACAAATCTTGTTGGTATTATATGCTGTTAGGGAGGTCTCTGGGATGATTATAAACACCTGTCAGTAATTAGCTCACATTGCTTTTAATGCtctgtttcatttattattGCAGTCTAATAATTTTGATTGGCAGTCTAATAATTTTGATTGACAACTTGCCAtaacagaaaattcaaaatGCATTTCCACATGATGAAGTTGTAGGTTTTGTTGTAGGGTGTGGTCCGTGTGGAGAGTATACTTAGGATcaacatattaaaaataaattccaGAAAATAAGAGGAATATCATCTTTTCATAGTTCATCAGTAGAGTACATAGGTGTTTAAATAGACAGCAATACACCAGTTTTCCTAGTATTATTCTCTAGAATCATCCTTATTTGAAATGTTCATGATTAGTAGTTTTCCAAACCAGAACCAGCTTGTTTCTCAGACTTAATAGAGTCAATGCTAGAGGGCTTGAGTTAAACACTGTGTTTCTAGGCCCTTTAATTTTCGCATTAAGTAATTGTCATTAAGAACCTTAAGGATAGTAATTGGTCACAATGCACATTTTAGTTCAATTCAAGTTTCCCTTCACTTTTATAAACTGCTGCAATTATTTACTATCATCGTCATCACAATTTACATGGTTTATGATATCTTGCtatgattttaaaatatttaagaaTTATTTTATTCATCTGAAAAGTTCAATAGTCCCATGTAATACCATGTGTCCTAATGGTTCTCAGGGGGTTCACAAccgagagaagaagaaaaaattccaAATGAATTGATTGAAATTTATATTGTGGGCGAGGATTTATATTAGAGGCTTATATGAAAGAAAGTTCATTTTGACTCTTGAGTACCCCAAGGTGTTTGTGAAACAGTCATGTAACTAATCCCAGTCTTTGGGCTTTGTTGAGTTTGTTTCCATATAGGAGCTGGTAGTAATTACTCTAGCTCTTAAGGTACACTACCATTCATTTGTAAATTTGTGTATAATTGTATAAAGCCATCTGGCAACAAACAAACGGCGGAGAGAGTCAAAGTTCACCCTTGCTTACAGTCTTTCTTGCATAAACTTAATACATGGGAAAACATGTATATGAATCATTCAAAGAAGTCAGCTTAAGCTTTAACATGAAATTTTTTGCAATGTTAGTTAGATACCTGAACCAAATAAGTTGCACCAACTCGGTTGAAGCGGAGATCCAACGTCAATTCCAGCATATTTTTGGCATGATGAAGTGATTCTTGTTGCAGTTTGTTCATTGTACCATTTCCTGGGAAACAATGAGGCCAATAAACAATTAATACTGCCCACAATTCCTGGgaaaatgttttagtaaatgtTTTAGTAAGTGAAGAATGTTTAACAGAAAGGCTGCTAAATACTTTCTAGTCCAGAAGCAACACTTTTGAATCTAAATAAGCGTAGGCTAGAAATCACATGCTATTAGTAGTACCTAACTCATTGTGAGAAAGGTCTACCATTGCAAATGTTTTATTGGCATGCAGGGCATCCAACAATGGCATTAATGAAAAGTCTTGCAGTCCGCAATCGGACACATAAACATCATCATCTgaaatcacacacacacacacacgcgcaCGCATACTTTTCTAGTTATTTAGCTACTTTTATAATGTAATGATGCTTCTGAGTGTGTTagtggtatgattgtgttcaTTTGTCTGAATAATGTACATTTGGagcttaaattttttattaattcatttttaatttgaattttccaCCTTGCTtagttgaaaaagaagaaaaaacagttttttttagCTTAGATTGGTTGGATGAACTGGAGTAAAAACTACTTGATATGAAATGGAACTTAGAGCTAATCAAGCTACAATTATTAAGCAGCACGTTGCTTTGTGGAAATGGACATATAGCAATAAGAGGAAATATCGAAtcctttgttgattttttttttttttttttctgtttctacACCCATTATTATCAATTCTTTCATGATTTCTGTTATTAGGAATTCATGAAAGAATTGAGAACAATGGTGAGATGTTAGGAATTCATGGTGAGATGTTATGTAGATGAGAGTTTTTAACTTCTCATTCCTGTTATTGCTGTGTGGCAACTCAATTTGGCTTTATCTTACTATGTGATTCTAGGAAGCTAGTGCCATTCCTTTTGCTTCTCTAACTGCTTGGCGAGCCCTCGTAAGTACTGCTAGGAAAGGTAAGGGGTATGTTATCTCGGATATTAACTTCCTTCCTTTGATGTATCATGATTCTTTTGTTAAAGCTGTTGACATCAGGAAGCCattgtcattttctttcttttttttcgatTGCAAAAGTTGTTATCGTTTTCACATGGGGGTAAATGTTTCTTTCAGTAATGAAATTTGTTTCACTATACTAGAGATGTTGAACTTTTGTGTCCAAACTTTTACCATCTTCCCAGCATTTTTTAGGTAAAAGGTAtaaaagaaagtatgacatttaTTTTTGATGCTGTGTCTTTGCGAAACATGGATTGAGAGGCAGCTGAAgctttatattattttggtgTAGGGATTTGATTATTGTATCTTATCTCGGTGGAAGCTGTCATTAACAATTTTGCATCCTTTTGTTATTGCATCTTATCTCTACAGCCAACGGCTGTTAGTTGTGGGTGGTGGAGGAGTTGTAGGTTTGGCCGCAATTCAGATTTGAGATGTCACAGTGTACGTAAATCACTTTATTTTCTTCgctatattaatttttattaatttattttattttatttagttttagtaATTATTGTGATTTAGTTTATTTGTATGCACATATTTTTGTACATCACCTgcaaaattgttttgtgttgtacgAAGTTAATATTACTTAACTtcgtacaattttttttttttttcaagaaaagctTAGTTTCCCGTTTgagaattagttggatttcgtGCATGGATGCAAAAGCATGACTgcggtccaattaattcttgaattgtcccattttttggacagtttgggaatgcatAGTTATGTGTTGTAATTTGCGGTTCATGGATTAGGTTTCGATAATGGAAATTTTGGTAACATTTCCTGATGTTCTTCGAGTACACGGTGGATATTATGTATCTACGGCGTGCACTTGAAGAACTATAAGGAGATGCTGCCAAAATTAACCCATGTCGAAATTTAATCCATTGGAATCGTAAATTACAGCACATAACTGTGCATTCCTGAATGAGATAGAGCCCTTACCGGAGGAATAAGGTGACAAGACAATAGTTGAATTTGTTGTAATTCTTGTCCTTTTATTGGGATTGCAGACAAAATGGACAGACAGTGGATACATAATCATAATAGATGTGATGTTGAGTACTTGGAAGGAATAGAAAAGTTCATTGAATTCGCAACTAGGCATAACATAGGTTCAACTCATATCCGATGTCCGtgtaggaggtgtaacaacTCAATGTGGGAGACATTCTCGaatgttcgatttcatttagtaagaaATGGGATGATGGAGACGTATACTACTTGGTATCATCATGGAGAACGATTAGACCAAGCTTCGTCTTCATACGCGACACGAGTGGAGACTGTTGAATCTAAtgtggatcctaatgaacaagttATGAATATTCTAAATGACGTTTATCCATATGCCTCGAGTAACACCAATCAGGAAGGGGGAGATGACGGTTGTCCAACCATGGATAGTGAGGCATTCAAAAACTATGAAAAGCTATTGAAAAATGCGAAGCAAGAATTATATCCGGGTTGCGAGAATTTTTCGGTGCTCACAACAATTGTGGAGTTGATGCATGGCAAGATCAAGTTTCGTTTGTCAAACAAgtgttttgattattttttgggaGTTATCAAGAGGATGCTTCCAAAGGAGAATTGTTTACCTGAAGATCATAAAAGAGCCCAAAAAGTGTTGAAGGGTCTCGGATTGGGGtatgaaaaaattcatgcaTGTGTAAATAATTGTATATTGTTTTATAAAGAGAACAAACAattggataaatgccctgtTTGCAATGAGCCGAGGTTTAAAATGACCTCACAGAATAGAAAGACCAAGATTCCACAAAAAGTAATGCGTTATCTTCCATTGAAGCCTAGGTTGCAGCGATTGTACATGTCGATGCATACCGCAACCGACATGAGATGGCATAAAGAAGGACGAGTAAATGATGATGTTATGAGGCATCCTGCAGATGGAGAGGCATGGAAAGCATTCGATCGGATGTACCCAGATTTTGCAGCTGACCCGCGCAACGTCAGATTGGGACTTGCCACTGACGGATTTAATCCGTTCGGGGTTTTAAATCAAACCCACAGCACTTGGCCGGTTGTCGTATTTCCTTATAATCTGCCGCCTTGGAagtgcatgaaaaaagaatacatgatgTTAACTTTATTAATTACTGAAGATCCAGGAAAGTCCATTGATGTTTATTTGCGGCCGTTGGTTGATGAGCTAAAAGATTTATGGGAAAACGGTGTTTGTACGTACGATAAGTATACTGGGCAGATGTTTACCATGCGAGCGGCAATGATGTGGACAGTAAACGATTTTCCCGCATATGCAATGGTTTTTGGGTGGATGACTAAGGGTTATTTGGCATGTCCAATATGCAAGGAGAACGTAACATCTTCTTGGCATGCAAGAAAAGTTTGTTATCTTGGTCATCGTAGATGGCTGCCTTGGGACAACGAGTGGCGTCAGAACGATAAAGCTTTCCATGGCACAAAAGAGACTCGGCCAAGACCAAGAGAATGGTCCGGAGATGAGATTTTGGATCAATTAAACTGTTTGGAATTTGGTCATTTCGGCAAAGGGGTCAGTAAGCCTAGACCAACTACACATCTGAACTGGACACACAAGAGTATGTTATTTGAGCTCCCGTACTGGTCAAAGTTAAAAATGAGACACAACCTCGATGTTATGCATattgagaaaaatgtgtttgatactTTGGTCGGGACAATTCTAGACATTGAAGGAAAAACGAAGGACACGATCGAAGCTCGCCTCGATTTGGAACGAATGGGCATTAGGTCATCCTTGTGGATGAAGAGAGTTGGTGGTACATTGATGTAGTTGTGACAAGATTGGGACGTAGCCATATCATAATAAGCCTCATGGTCAAAATTTTCTGTATTTATGTAGTTGTGACAAGATTTATACGATGCTCTGTATTTATGTAGTTGTGACAAGATTGGGAAATATGTTCTGTATTTATGTAGTTGGAAACAACATTTATAAGGAAATATGTTCTGTATTTATGTAGTTGGAAACAACATTTATAAGGAAATATGTTCTGTATTTATGTAGTTGTGACAAGATTGGGACacttatatatagatatatatatatatatatatatctagttgttctgtatttatgtatgtatgtatctaGTTGTTCTGTATTTATGTACTAACATTATCTGTTgcatttaagaaaaatgttgtaggattagtttctaatgttatatttttatggttGAATAAGTGTATAGATGTCGCAGTTGATCACTCGTTGTCGGAGTGTGACCAATGCACCTCCTGCATTATCAGCATCTACGGCTCCAGCCGTGAGTGCTCCATTGATTAGCGAGCCTACACCTTTTGCTGAGGCCACTCCTACGGCGTCCCAGGTGCCCGTATCATCGACATCATCAGTGTCAGTTGAGCAGCTCAGTGCACGGCGGCCTCATCGGCGGCGCCGTGAGCCGGAACCTTCTGATCACACTTCATCGGAATCCAGAGTCGAGTGTGAGGCCTCCCATCTAGGTAGTTTTTTCTAATTCTCACTAcgctgtatttttttttcattttaaaactattatttttatgatgGTGAAAATTTGTTGGATTGTGAAAATCTGTTGCTGGTTGTGaattaatgttattttattattttaaggttTTGGAAAATGCTATACTATTACGGAAGGTTGTGtcgaattttttttacaaatttaagCTTCAGGATTTCACCATTTAAGTATTTTTGGCCAGCTAAAAAAAACACCAGAGGGCCTAGTCGAATGCTGAAGCAGTCACAGAGCGCACGACAGGCCGCCTCCAAGATCAAGATTGCGTATGACGCGCAACATCGTGGAGCAGCTACCTCACAGCAACATAGCTTCATTGCTAGTAGCTGTGGTGTTGTTATTCGAGACAATTGTCCTTTTCAGTGGGAGTCTTGGGCAGAAATTCCCGAGGAGACGAAGATAATGGTGCGACACGAGTTGTCggttagtatattaatttttagcctttatcatttttttaattttgtttacaaatattaaaaaccaaaatatattatcttaatattattaaatttcttactattattttattgtttttcatatttgtagGTCATTTATGATCTTGAGGACATAACCCTTGAGGTCATGAACTACTTAGAGGAGACCTTAGCAAACCGGTACAAAAATTGGAAGAGCACTTTTCACACGTTTTTTAAGCGATGGGATGATCCAGAGATTGCTCGCCTACATGTTCCAAGCGAGTTAAAGGACCGGCCAGATGATTGGGAGTGGCTCTGCAAACATTTTACGGACCCaaaatttgtggtatgtacataatattttaataatattttattattgttttagttattttttacgctttttttattaatttatttcaaatagttGCACTAACATGTATATTGTGTGTTTAACAGAAGAAATCTGTTGCTGGCCAAAAAGCTCGTGAGTCAAAGACACTTCTCCACCATTCCGGTTCGAAGCCCTTTTCGTATAGGCTTCAGACACGACGTGAGGTAAAAGTAtattaactttgaaattttatacaatttattattattattgattaataaaattttcttactgttttttttcttcaggagGGTTCTAAGTTCCCAGCAATCGACATGTTCAAGGACGTTTACGTTCGACCTGGTCAGGAGATTACTGAGCAGTTTCATGTAAGTAtatgtaattattattattcttatatgtatgaatcattcaaatattatttatattttgttattaaacattatatgttttttctttattattatagGCTACTATGGTGGAAAAGAGCACTTTTGTTCTCCAAGAAGCAACATCGCAGCTTCCCCCGGAGACCCCGATCGAGGACGTCACGATACCTGAGGATGTAGGTTTTCAGATCATGACTGATGTCCTGGATCAGAACTTAGGTCGTCGTCGTGGCAAGGTTGTTCGGTGTATGGGGAAAGCACAGATTCGTGAAACGGGTGCCTCTTCTTCCAGATCAAACGCAGAGGTAGATGCATTGAAGGAGGAAGTGACAACCCTAAAGGCCCAGGGTGAGCAGATGAAGGAGCAGCTGAGGGCCCAGGGCAAGGAGATGAGGTCATATGCCGGGGCGTGGAGAGACCTTGTACAAGCCATACAGATGTCTGGCCTTCAAATCTCACTACCAGCACTTCATCTTGGTCCACCTTCGACCTCAGAGCCACCTCGTCCTGCTGATACCTAGTAGCTTGATGTATTAAACCTAGTTCacttttagttttttcttttttgttcggatcttgtatgtacattttcatatattttacttttgcttggttaattaattattctttcgaatttaattacaatatttatcaagaattaaaaaaaaaaaaaaaaaagtttgaccaAAACTACTCCCCACTTTGCATGACCAATCACTTTGCACGACGCAtggcttcgtcgcgcaaacccactttgcgtgactCATGCGTACGTCGCGCAACGCAAactcactttgcgcgacgcactcCGTTagtcacgcaaagtgggtttgcgcgacgacCAACGAAGTGTGTCGCGCAAAGTGAGTTTGCGCGACGCGCTTCGTTGGTCGCGCAAAGTGGATTTGCGTGACGCACTCCGTTGgtcgtcgcgcaaacccactttgcgtgactAACGGtgtgcgtcgcgcaaacccactttaCGCGACGCACGCCCCGTGGGCCGTCGCGCAAACCCTAGCGTCTCAGACTTTGCACGACGATTAATCCGCGACGAAGgttgcgtcgcgcaaacccttaGGCAACGATTTtttactttgcgcgacgaaagtacctacgtcgcgcaaagtgtttttttaacTAGTGTTAACAGTCAACAACTATCTGTATATGCAGAGATAGAGGCTTCCTTGAgtaatttgtttttttggagTTTATCACACAAGTCTGTGCATCCTATTTTCTTCGATAGGTAGGTAAACTCATGAGCTCACCTTAGAAACATCAGCTGCTTGGAATGCCTCATGTGGCTGCTCACCTCGATTTTCCTTGATCCACTTCTTAGCAGCTACTAGTGATCGGAACCTTTTTCCTGTTTGACGATGGAGGAAAGTCTGCAATTAGGACAACCTATGTTAATTGGCTACTGTTGACTAAGGATTTGAATATGATTGTGGTACTTAAAGTATAATTAAGATAACTAGCAGTTACAAACACCAACTATTATTATTTAGGCTTTTCAATCTAGGATTGAAACGTAACCATAGTTGCAACTTGATGCATCAATTCTATAATCTATGCATGTATCTATATAACTTCATTTATGTCGTCCTCTAATCTGTAGCTAGTCATGATAATTTCTTCAAGTCACTTGTTctcacataaacttaaaaagtgtTTATACCAAATTCATTAACTTTTTCCTAAGCCAAAGAATAAAAAGGTCATACAGATAAACAGAACAAGTTTAAGGATGTGGTAGAAAAAGGGCAAAGAGTATGGTACGCAATTACGCATAGTTTCATATCTGTAGCATTGTCACCACTCGGGTAAATTAATAGACAAAATCGCCCTTCTGCAAATTACAAcctagaaaggaaaagaaaaatcagaTTTACAACTAATCGTAGCAAATTTTCATCTCCCAGGTTGTAAGTCAAAAACTATTAAATTAATCTTTAGatttgaaacaaaataaatgtagttctttttttcttttcttttttttaataattgaacTAACCTTGTCTTTTATTCCAAAATATTTTGGAGAGGTCCTTGACTTTTGTTTCACTGTCCATCCCTCGGGCAATCCAAAATTAGTTCCATCAAAATGATTAACCACTGGGGGTACCCTTAGTCTCGGGATGGCATTTGTTACTTTAAAATCTCCGGTCAAATTTCCTGATTTTGCTTTCATAGTCTCCATCCCAGTTTTTGGTGGCAGGAGTGATGAATTGCTCTCTTCCATTGTAGCTAGCTAGGCTTgcataaccaacataaaaaatttaggGTGTTAGTACAGAAAAAATTGATGTTGATATTTCCGCAAGAAAACAAATGAGATTGATATGTTTTCCAGGTGTCAGAAATATTGTGCATGAAGTCCATGTGGACGAGAAAGTCTTTAGTCCGAACTCCACATGATACAATCTATCATTCCGTGACATAGTGTAGAAGGGTCGGAATGCAGGGGCAAGCCCGattgagatttttcagtgtgtcgtAGTGATGATGTGGTCTGCAAGGTCaaaccccaaaaacaaaaaaaaacaaaaaaaacaaaatcatgttCAAATACTCTAAtactttcaattcaccaacaAATGAACTCCCCCACTAGCgagaaaaaccaaaagaaaactccaaatgaaataattaaaagatttgtaagagtaaaaaaaaattacatgtatCATCACCCTCAGGTAGTGTCTAGTACGTAGGTATGCACCTTACCAAGTAATTAAGATATGTGTTCAACTCAGTTTCCTCAGAGGTTAGCGCTTGCTGACACCAATATATCTTGATGAGCGACGAGAACAAGAGAGCAAGAGGTACAAAAGATGGTTTGGAGGCAGAAAAACACAAGGAATGGGATGAGGAAGATAATGTGTAACGTTGTAGATTTGTAGCATGAAAGGTCATGTACATTCACCAAACAGTGCCTGTAAAATAGGTCAAGTGGGagctttaatttcattttgttacCAATTATATGAAAAGTGGTATTGGCAAAGGCAACGtattctctctctcacattaGACATTTACAATATTCATTGTCCCAAATCCAAGTACGAAAAACTTGCCAAGTAACATTTGCTGTATTACTCTCATGGGTTTTCCATAATTTAAACCATTATTCTTCTGGGTACTCCCTTTACCAACAACCTAAATGCATGACACCAAACCTGCAATCaattaaattaccaaattacatGTACGACAAGTTGGCACCCTtgtcatttgaaatttaaatatacCCAACTCCTAACATTAGTGTAATTACATTTCCTTACATATCGAAATTCATAAGCAAAAGTGGTTTAACGGTAATTTAATTATGTTAACATCTGGCAGTTAACCGTTAATAACAAATTTTGTATAAACTATATACTTTCGCGTATAATTATTAACAAGATTAAATTGATCAACTTtatcatatttgtttaaattatcAGTTGATCCATCTTTTTACATCAACATTCGTATTAGAAGAAATATTCAGCTTTAACTCTAAGAGGTGTGGAAATCATTTTCCTAAATCGGTTGATATAGTTTgtcactacaaaaaaaataaaaacattttatGGACAAAAAAATTTAGTCGGGCAAAATAACTTTTCGTTGCCTAAGGTTTTGCTCGACAACACTTCGTCAAGCATAGTTCGTCACCCAAAGCTCATTGTGCGAAATTTTGCCCGATGAAAAAAGAAAACCGTCGTTTAAAGGTTCTTTGCCCGACCAATCTTT from Pyrus communis chromosome 9, drPyrComm1.1, whole genome shotgun sequence harbors:
- the LOC137744327 gene encoding uncharacterized protein; protein product: METYTTWYHHGERLDQASSSYATRVETVESNVDPNEQVMNILNDVYPYASSNTNQEGGDDGCPTMDSEAFKNYEKLLKNAKQELYPGCENFSVLTTIVELMHGKIKFRLSNKCFDYFLGVIKRMLPKENCLPEDHKRAQKVLKGLGLGYEKIHACVNNCILFYKENKQLDKCPVCNEPRFKMTSQNRKTKIPQKVMRYLPLKPRLQRLYMSMHTATDMRWHKEGRVNDDVMRHPADGEAWKAFDRMYPDFAADPRNVRLGLATDGFNPFGVLNQTHSTWPVVVFPYNLPPWKCMKKEYMMLTLLITEDPGKSIDVYLRPLVDELKDLWENGVCTYDKYTGQMFTMRAAMMWTVNDFPAYAMVFGWMTKGYLACPICKENVTSSWHARKVCYLGHRRWLPWDNEWRQNDKAFHGTKETRPRPREWSGDEILDQLNCLEFGHFGKGVSKPRPTTHLNWTHKSMLFELPYWSKLKMRHNLDVMHIEKNVFDTLVGTILDIEGKTKDTIEARLDLERMGIRSSLWMKRVGGTLM
- the LOC137744085 gene encoding uncharacterized protein, with translation MSQLITRCRSVTNAPPALSASTAPAVSAPLISEPTPFAEATPTASQVPVSSTSSVSVEQLSARRPHRRRREPEPSDHTSSESRVECEASHLAKKNTRGPSRMLKQSQSARQAASKIKIAYDAQHRGAATSQQHSFIASSCGVVIRDNCPFQWESWAEIPEETKIMVRHELSVIYDLEDITLEVMNYLEETLANRYKNWKSTFHTFFKRWDDPEIARLHVPSELKDRPDDWEWLCKHFTDPKFVKKSVAGQKARESKTLLHHSGSKPFSYRLQTRREEGSKFPAIDMFKDVYVRPGQEITEQFHATMVEKSTFVLQEATSQLPPETPIEDVTIPEDVGFQIMTDVLDQNLGRRRGKVVRCMGKAQIRETGASSSRSNAEVDALKEEVTTLKAQGEQMKEQLRAQGKEMRSYAGAWRDLVQAIQMSGLQISLPALHLGPPSTSEPPRPADT